CCGGGGATCAATGTGTTCTCAGAATGAAGTGAGTGCTTAGAGCCAGGGCTGCTCTGCGCCCCGCGTCTTTTCAAAGGACGTGATCTTCTCTTCCTTCTGAAGCGTAAGACCCACATCATCCAAACCTTCCAGCAGGCAATGCTTGCGGAAGGGATCAATGTCGAAGGAGATCGTGCCGCCATCAGGGCCTTTAATCTCTTGAGCTTCCAGATCAACTGAGACGGTGGCGTTGGCACCGCGCTCCGCATCATCCATCAGCTTGTCTACATCGCCCTGTGAAAGCTTGATGGGCAGGATGCCGTTCTTGAAGCAGTTATTATAAAAAATGTCGGCAAACGAAGTGGAGATGATCACCTTGATGCCAAAGTCCGCAATCGCCCAGGGCGCATGCTCTCGCGACGAGCCACAACCAAAATTATCACCGGCAACAAGGATCTCTGCATTCCGGTACTGAGGCTTGTTCAGCACGAAATCTGGAATCTCTGCCCCCTCTTTTGTGAAACGCATTTCATCAAACAGGTTCTTACCAAGACCCGTCCGCTTGATGGTTTTCAGGAACTGCTTTGGAATGATCATGTCCGTGTCGACATTCAGGATCGGCAGGGGGGCGGCAACGCCATCTACTTTTTTAAACTTATCCATCACTGCTCTCCTTAAACTTTTCGTACGTCAACAAAGTGACCCGCAATCGCAGCCGCGGCCGCCATCTCTGGCGACACAAGGTGTGTGCGTCCGCCCCGGCCCTGACGACCTTCAAAGTTCCGGTTCGACGTTGAGGCACAGCGCTCGCCTTCGGCAAGCTTGTCCGCATTCATCGCCAGACACATGGAACAACCCGGCTCACGCCAGTCAAAACCTGCTTCAATGAGGATCTTATCGAGCCCCTCCTGCTCCGCCTGCTCTTTCACCAAGCCAGAACCCGGCACGACCATTGCACTCACAGTCGAGGCAACTTTTTTGCCCTTCGCAACACGGGCAACTTCGCGAATGTCCTCGATCCGCCCATTGGTGCACGACCCGATAAACGCACGATCAATTTTGATGTCCGTCATAGGCGTATTGGCCTCAAGGCCCATATAGGCAAGTGAGCGCTCAACTGCTGTACGCTTCGCTGCATCTTCAATCTTAGATGGATCAGGAACAGAGCCTTCAATCGAAACAACGTTCTCAGGGCTGGTGCCCCAGGTAAGCGTTGGCGGCAGGTTAGACGCATCAAGCGTCACGACCTTGTCGTAATGCGCGCCTTCATCAGATGGCAGTGTCTTCCAGTACGCTACAGCTGCGTCCCAGTCAGCACCTTGTGGGCTGCGCGGACGGCCTTTCAAATATTCAAACGTCTTTTCATCCGGCGCGATAAGACCAGCACGCGCACCGCCTTCAATCGACATGTTGCAGACCGTCATCCGGCCTTCCATAGACAGGGCGCGGATAGCTTCGCCCGTATATTCCATCACATAGCCGGTCCCGCCAGCTGTGCCGATCTCACCGATGACGGCGAGAATGATGTCTTTTGCCGTCACGTGATCGGGCAGCGTGCCGTTCACTTCGATCTTCATGTTCTTGGCTTTGGATTGGATCAGCGTCTGGGTTGCCAGCACATGCTCCACTTCCGATGTGCCGATGCCGTGGGCCAGTGCCCCGAAGGCACCGTGAGTTGACGTGTGGCTGTCACCGCAAACGATCGTCGTACCGGGAAGCGTAAAGCCCTGCTCTGGTCCAACGATATGCACAACACCCTGTCGGATATCGAGCATCTCCAGATATTCAACACCAAAATCCTTGGCGTTCTTTTCCAGTGTCTCGACCTGAATGCGGCTTTCTTCATCCGCGATGCCGTTGGCCCGACCTTCGGTTGGCACATTGTGGTCAGCGACGGCCAATGTCTTTTCAGGCGCGCGAACCTGACGGCCCGACATGCGTAAGCCCTCAAAGGCCTGCGGGCTTGTCACTTCATGCACAAGGTGACGATCAATATAGAGAAGGCAAGTTCCGTCATCTTGAACATCCACCATGTGGGCATCCCAGATTTTGTCATACATCGTACGAGCCATTTACTCTTCTCCTCTTGAACGCGCTCATCGCAGTGAACGCATCTCACTTGGTCAAATTTCAAGTCATGAGCACTTTGGGAGTGCCCGAAACAAAAAGCGGGCGAAAGGCCCTCTGGCCTTGCCCGCTCTTCGTGTGCCTTAAAGCCTGATCTCAGGCAGTGGCTTCTTATTTTGCAGCGGCGGACTTCTTGTTCCGGTGATCCTGACGCTCCGCAATACGGGCCGATTTACCGCGACGGCCACGTAGGTAGTAGAGCTTCGCGCGACGGACACGTCCGCGACGAATGACCTTAATGCTGTCGATCAGCGGACCGTGAACTGGGAACACGCGCTCGACGCCTTCACCGTAGGAGATCTTTCGAACAGTGAAGCTCTCGTTTACGCCTTCACCGCCACGGGCAATGACAACCCCTTCGAACGCCTGAATACGTTCGCGGGTGCCTTCCACCACCTTAACGTTCACCTGAACGGTATCGCCCGGATCGAAAACCGGAATCTCTTTGCCCAGGGACGCAATTTGCTCTTTTTCAAGCTCTTGGATGATGTTCATCGCTTCAAACCTTTTTAGCCGGATACGGCACGTTTTCGGAACGGATTCCCCGAAAGCGCGCGTGAGTACCACATATCAATCTGTTAGGCGACCTTCTTTGTGCATTTTTTGCCACAAATCTGGCCGCCGCTCTTTTGTTAACCTCTCGGATTGCTCCCGGCGCCATGCCGCGACCTTTCCGTGATCTCCAGAGGTGAGAACGGCAGGGATCTCCTTGCCTTCCCAGGTCCCGGGCCGCGTGTAATGCGGATATTCCAGGAGACCTCCTTCAAAACTCTCATCTTCGCCGGAGGCTTCCGCCCCCATCACCCCTGGAAGCAGTCGGATAACTGCATCCAGAAGCGCCAATGCCGCAGGCTCCCCGCCCGACAGCACAAAATCGCCAAGGCTCACCTCTTCGAGGTTGCGGCCCTGAATGACCCGCTCATCTATGCCCTCAAACCGGCCACAGAGAAGCACCACACCGGGGCCCTCTGCCAGCTCCCGCACCCTTGCCTGCGTAAGCGGCGCGCCCCTGGGGCTCAGATAGAGCCGTGGACGTGCATCTCCGGCGGGACTTGCCGCATCAATGGCATCGCCCAGCACATCTGCCTTCAGGACCATGCCAGCCCCACCCCCAGAAGGGGTATCATCCACCTGGGCATGTTTACCCTGGCCGAAGTCTCTTATGTTGATGGTCTCCAGAGACCATCTGCCGTCTTCCAGCGCTTTGCCAGCCAGCGAGAACCCGAGCGAGCCCGGAAACATCTCCGGAAAGAGCGTCAGGACACTCGCAGACCACGCTTCCTGAGCGTCCCGCTCAGCCATTGCCACCCTCGTTTCCATCAGCCCTATCGCCTGTCCGGGCATTCTCCCGCGCCCGGGCCTTAGGGCTGCGCCGCCGTTTCCGAGGCTTTGGCTTCGCCTTTTCCTCTTCCGTCTCAAACGTACCCAACGGCGGGTCCGCGATCAGCTTGCCAGCGGCAATATCAACACTAGGGACGTTCTCTTCTGTGAACGCCATCATGACTGTGGCCGCCCCGTCAGCGGGGGCGATCTCCAGAATATCTCCAGCGCCAAAGTCAAAAACCCCGGACACGGTTCCCAGGACCGCGCCGTCTGTGGCCTCAACCGTGAGGCCCACCAGGTCAGCGTGGAACCAGCCTTCATCCTCTGGCTCGGTCTCTCCGAGATCAGCTCGGGTGACTATCAGCTCCGCGCCTTTCAGCGCTTCTGCTGCATCCCGACCCTTGATCCCCTCAAGCTCAATCGTCACCAGGCCTTTGCCAGCCCCTGTGACCTTGATCTCCCGAGAGACACCGCGAACCATCACCGGCCCATAATCACCAATGGCCTCTGGTTCACCCGTGAAGGGTTTCACCCGAAGACCTCCACTGACACCATGAGCGCCGGTAACAACGCCCAAAATAATTTCTGCATCAGCTTCACGGGTCATGGAAGAAACGCGGGTGAGGGGCTTAGCCCTCAGCTGCGGCCTCTTCTGCGGGTGCTTCTTCAGCTGGAGCTTCAGCAGCAGCTTTGGCATCTTCAGCCGCTTGACGTTCAGCTTCCAATCGTTCCTGAGCCTTCTGGCCAGGCTTCGCCTTGTTTGGATTGTTACGTGCAGGACGCTTCGCAATGCCCGCAGCATCCATAAAGCGCAGAACCCGGTCTGTTGGTTTCGCACCATTGGAAACCCAATGCTGAATGCGCTCAACTTCAAGCTTCACGCGGTCAGCGTGATCTTTTGGCAGCAGCGGATTGTAGCTACCTACTTTTTCAATGAAACGGCCATCACGTGGGGAACGAATGTCAGCAACAACGATCCGGTAATACGGACGCTTCTTGCTGCCACCCCGGGCCAGTCTGATCTTCAATGCCATATCGATTTTCTCCTTGAACGGCGCGCGACTGAGTTAGCCGCGAATTGCTTTGTGATTACGAATAACTTCCTCGATGAGAAAGTTGAGAAACTTTTCGGCGAAGGCGGGATCAAGATCCGCGTCTTCCGCCAGTTTGCGCAGACGCGCGATTTGTCTTTCTTCCCGGGCAGGGTCTGCCGGCGGAAGATCGTGTGCTGCTTTCAACTCCCCCACGGCCTGGGTGCACTTAAAGCGCTCCGCCAGCATGTGAATGAGTGCTGCATCTACATTGTCGATGCTTGAGCGAAGCTTTCCGAGCACTTCTGTGGCCCGCGCACTGTCGTCAACTTGGCTCATCTTTTCTTGCCCTTCTTACCACCACGCCCAGTCGGCAAACCTGGAAGACCGCCCGGTGCACCACCAAGACCAGGCAAGCCCGGAACACCACCCGCGATGGAACCGGTTGGAAGCCCCGGCATCCCACCGGCTTGATCCCCAAGCAGGCGCTGGATTTCAGCCGGGTCGGTTGGCATATCAGCAGGGAGGTCAGCTGGCATTTCCGGCATGCCGCCGCCAAAGAGACTGCCCAGCCCCTTCATGCCACCCTTCGCCATCTTCTTCATCATGTCCGCCATCTGACGATGCATCTTGAGCAGGCGATTAATCTCTTGAACCGTGGTCCCCGATCCAGCAGCAACCCGCTTCTTGCGGCTTGCGTTCAGGATCTTTGGATTGCGACGTTCAGCTTTGGTCATGGAGGAGATGATCGCGCCCTGACGTTTGATGACGCTGTCATCCAGGTCGGCCGCATTCATCTGCTTCTTCATCTTGCCCATGCCCGGCAACATGCCCATCACACCAGCCATGCCGCCCATGCGGCCCATCTGCTTCAATTGCTCTGCGAGATCATCCAGGTCGAACTGACCCTTCTTCATCTTCGCCGCCATCTTGTTCGCTTTTTCAGCGTCGATGGTCTCTGCCGCTTTCTCAACCAGACTGACAACGTCGCCCATACCAAGAATGCGACCGGCGACACGGTCCGGTGCGAAATCTTCTAGCTCATCAAGCTTTTCACCCGTACCAAGAAGCTTGATCGGCACGCCGGTAACAGCACGCATGGAAAGCGCGGCACCACCACGACCATCACCGTCCGTCCGGGTGAGCACAATACCCGTAAGGGACATACGCTCGTGGAACTGTTCGGCCACATTGACCGCGTCCTGACCCGTCAGACTGTCTGCAACGAGCAGGATTTCATGAGGCTCTGAGACGGCACGCACATCAGCCATCTCGGCCATCAATGCTTCATCCACATGCAAACGACCCGCGGTGTCGAGCATGATCACATCAAACCCGCCAAGCTTCGCTGCCTGCACCGCCCGCTTAGTAATATCGACCGGCTGCTGCCCCTCAATGATCGGGAGCGTAGCAATCTCTGTTTGCTCACCCAGAACCTTCAACTGTTCCTGAGCGGCAGGACGGCGCACGTCGAGCGACGCCATCAAAACCTTTTTCTTCTCAGTCGCTGTCAGGCGTTTCGCGATCTTCGCGGTAGAGGTCGTCTTACCAGACCCCTGCAGACCCACCATCATGATGACAACGGGCGCGGCGGCGGCAAGAGAGATCGGCGCGGGCTCGGTGCCCAGCGTCTCAACCATCGCGTCATGGACGATTTTGACGACCTGCTGGCCCGGCGTCACCGAGCGCAGCACTTCCTGACCGACAGCACGTTCGCGCACTTTGTCGATGAAGGCCTTAGCAACAGGCAGAGCAACATCGGCTTCAAGGAGCGCGCGGCGCACTTCGCGCATCGCTTCGTCCACGTCTTTTGGTCCGAGGGCACCCTTGCCTCTCAGATTGTCAAAAACGGACCCAAGCCGGTCTGTTAAGCTCTCAAACATCGCGTCCTTTATCGGCGGAAATCCGCCAGAAAAAAAGCCAAAGCACAAAAACACCTGTGAGCGAACCCTCGCCGACAGGTGGTGATCCCGGCCTCCCTCAGGAGGCCTCATCAGGACCGAAGCGTACAAACAGCTTCGAAAGAGCGCGCAAACTAGGCAGAAAGGGGGTTTCTGTCAAACATTCCGCGCTGAAACAGGGTTAGCCCCGGTTAACCTCGTTTCCTAACAAGCCGTTAACGGGCTGGGGATAGTTTAGCCCCATGATAGATGCACTCGGCACAGCAACCCAAGGGGCTCACAATGCCCTCCAGAGCTTCGACCAGGCGGCGACCCAAATCGCCAAAGCCGGGACAAATGCTGTGGAGCAGGTGACGAGCAATGGCAGCACACCGCCTGCAAAAACGGATGGCATCGTCAAAGCGGTGGTGCAGATGAGCCAGGCCGAAACCAACTATGCAGCCAACGCAAAGGTCATCGAGACAGTCGACAAGTTGATGGGCGACACCCTCGACATTCTGGCTTGAGCTAGGCGCCAGCCTCTTCCAAACACTCAATGAGAAGTTCAAGCTGCGCCTTCCCGAAGAGGCGCATGTTCTCTACGCGATCAGCCACCCCAGTCTCAACAAGCCGCGCTTTTGAAACCGGCCCCGATACTGCCACAACCGCCGTGCCGGGCTGCGGTCCATAAGGCGACCCTGCAGGACCTGCCGCCCCCATCTCACTCGTCGCCCAGTCGGATGCCATTTGGCTGCGAAACCCATCAGCCATGGCCTGCGCAAACTCAGGCGTCAGCGGCGCCAGCCCCTCGAGCTTCAGAGTTGAACGGTCCCTCAGAATGCGTCCTGCTTCACGGGTATAGACGACGGTAGAACCCAAAAAGAAGGCAGACGCACCCGGCTGAGCAATGAGAGCCGCAGACACAAGTCCCCCGACAGAACTTTCGCCCACAGCGATCTTCTCACCCCGTGACTTCAGAAGATCTGCAGCGGTCTTCGCCAATGGCAATAGGCTTTCCAAACGAAACTTCCTTCACAAAATGATTACTGCCGCAGTTTAATAATATGCGAAATGCCGTTCGCGTCGGCGCCGCATCATTGGTAGTATACATTGGCTACCGGAGGAAAGATGCGCGTTCTTCAACTTGTCAAAACAAGCCATGGTGCACGTTGGGCACTAGAGCAGGTGCAAGAGCTCTGCAAAATGGGCGTGGAAGTGCATGTAGCGCTTCCCAACCTCGCCGGTGGGTTTGCCAATGCATGGACCGAAAGCGGCGCTAAGGTTCATATTGTAGACATTGGGTTTCCTGCTCGTGAGTTGTGGCGCCTTCCTTCTGTTATCTCATCATTCAAAAATCTGGTAGAGCGAGTCCAACCGGACCTCATACATAGCCATTTCGTAAGCACCACACTGACGATGCGAATGGCACTCCAAAACGATCAATCGATAAAGCGTGTATTTCAGGTGCCCGGACCACTCCATCTGGAGAACGCAATCTTTCGTAACTGGGAACTGACCTCCAGCAACAGCCAGGACTATTGGATCGCCTCCAGCAACTTCATCGAAAAACTCTATCGCGACGCTGGCATATCACAAGACCGGCTCTTTCTGAGTTATTATGGCAACCATCTCAGCGATGAGATTTCCTCAGCGCGAACTGAAATGCGCAAGCTCTTTGGCATCTCCGAAGAACAGCGGGTCGTCGGTAGCATCAGCTACATGTATCCTCCCAAATATTTTCTGGGACAGGTACGCGGACTGAAGCGCCACGAGGTGTTAATCAAAGCGTTTTCCCACCTTGGAGAATTGCGCAGTGATGTGACCGGCGTTCTTATTGGAGGACAGTGGGGCGGGGGAAAATCCTATGAGCGTCGATTGCGCAGAAGAGCCAAGTCAGTGGCAACCATGCGCATCGAAATGCCCGGCGCAATCCCACCACAGAACTCACAAAATGTTTGGCCTCTGTTCGATCTGGCGGTTCATATCCCGAGCACTGAAAATTGTGGCGGTGTGGTGGAACCACTCGCTGCTGGCGTACCAGTATTGACCAATCGTGTCGGCGGCATTCCAGAAGTTGTAATTGACGGGGTCAGCGGCCTCTCGGTTGAAGAGGATTCACCGAAAAATATCGCGATCGCCATAAACCGTGCACTCAACGATCTACCCAAACTGGGATTGATGGCGAAAGAGGGCCAAAGCCTTGTCAAAACCATGTTCGATGTACGCCGCACAGCCGCGGAAATTCGCGCGATATACGAACACATTCTGAACGAGGGTCAAAAGCCGAAACGTTTCAATAGCAGAGACTTTCTCGAAACAAACTTCCAGGAAAAAGCAACCAACGTTGTTCCGCTGAACAAGTCCTGATCTACCCTCAAAATGCGGCGGGACTAATCCCAAGCCGGTGCCGCACGGCAAAAAACATTACACAAGCTGGGATGGCCGTTGTCAGAGCAGTAGCAATCGACGCCCCCAACATTCCAAACTGTGGAATGAGCAGCCCATTGAGCATCAAGTTAGCAACCACACTGAACAACAAAATTCGGGCAGCCGTGTCTTCAGCCGATGTCATCGTAAGCAGCAGGGCAGCCGGACCAAAACAAGCGGCAAACGTTTGCCCCCCCACCAAAACAAGAAGCGGGACATAGACCGCCACAAACTGATCGCCGAAGAAACCCAAAATAACACTCCCCCCAACCGCAAAAAGAGCACCCATTGGGAGAAGCGTCGCAAGAGAGATGCGCGCCATCAGCTTCACAAGGCGGGCCAGTGCCGCTGTATCTTTTTTGGCATAGAGGCTTGCGATCATCGGAGCACCAATAGACCCAAGGGCGACAATTGCAAAAATGGAAATGGCGGAAAGTCGGCTGGCTATGGAATAGAGGCCCGACTGGTCCGTACTTGTCAGCAGGCCGAGCATCACAATATCCATTTGTGTCAAAACAAGCCCTGCGCCAGACACCAGCAGGAGTTGGGTTGATACCTGACGCCAGATCTTAGGTTCGCGCTCAGCCTCAGCAGAAAATACATCGGCCGGCAGACTGTTGCGCAGCCAGCCCCATCCCAACACGAGCCCAACGGCGGCTGAAACGGCGGTAATCGCCATCGCATCACCACCATCGACCGACACCCCCGCCAAGAGCAACAGCGAGACCGCGAGCGTGACCCCATAGGGCCGAATGACAAGATCCGGTATTTGTGCCCGAACGATCCACAGCCGCCCTCGCAAAGCAAATTGGTTCATCTGCGACAGAGCAACGAGCGGCAGGAATATGAGCCCCCAAAACCCGGTCTCGCGCAAACCGGGAGCAGCGAAAGGACCGATGAACAGGAGCGTCAAAAGGCCAAATAGCGAGATTGCCGCCGAAACAAAGCCGACACGGGTTGTCATCCAGACAATGACGCCTTTCAGCAACCCCCACTTTTGTTGCGCAGAATAGACAGACACAAAACGGAGGACCGCGCTGTCCATCCCCTGTCGCGCCGCCATGCTGATCAGCAGCACCACCGACAGCACGAAGGCATAGTGACCAAAGGCTTCAACCCCAAGACCGCGCGCCAGAACAGCATTCATGACCAGAAAGCCCAAAAGGCCGAGGCCCTTCAACACCAGGTCACGGGCACCATTAACCAAAAGCTTCCGAGACTGTTCTTCCCCTGACAGGAAACGCTCCGAGATCTCATCCATCAGTAGTTTCAAACGACTCATGCGAACCTTAGGTGCAGCCCATAAAAGGCGCCAAAACAGCAGGCATTTGGGAAAAACCCACCCGCCTTCATATCACTTAGTTTGTCCAAAAGCCCAGAAACCGCAGCCCAATGTCACAATTCCGGCTTTGAAAAACTGGCATTCCCACACCAAAAAGGCCATATAACGCCCATTATGAGTGAGCTAGGCGCCATACCCTTTAGGAAAATGAACGGCCTCGGCAATGATTTTGTCGTGGTGGATATCCGCACGCGCCCTGTCGCG
The DNA window shown above is from Parvibaculaceae bacterium PLY_AMNH_Bact1 and carries:
- the leuD gene encoding 3-isopropylmalate dehydratase small subunit (Derived by automated computational analysis using gene prediction method: Protein Homology. GO_component: GO:0009316 - 3-isopropylmalate dehydratase complex [Evidence IEA]; GO_function: GO:0003861 - 3-isopropylmalate dehydratase activity [Evidence IEA]; GO_process: GO:0009098 - leucine biosynthetic process [Evidence IEA]); this encodes MDKFKKVDGVAAPLPILNVDTDMIIPKQFLKTIKRTGLGKNLFDEMRFTKEGAEIPDFVLNKPQYRNAEILVAGDNFGCGSSREHAPWAIADFGIKVIISTSFADIFYNNCFKNGILPIKLSQGDVDKLMDDAERGANATVSVDLEAQEIKGPDGGTISFDIDPFRKHCLLEGLDDVGLTLQKEEKITSFEKTRGAEQPWL
- the leuC gene encoding 3-isopropylmalate dehydratase large subunit (Derived by automated computational analysis using gene prediction method: Protein Homology. GO_component: GO:0009316 - 3-isopropylmalate dehydratase complex [Evidence IEA]; GO_function: GO:0003861 - 3-isopropylmalate dehydratase activity [Evidence IEA]; GO_process: GO:0009098 - leucine biosynthetic process [Evidence IEA]) — translated: MARTMYDKIWDAHMVDVQDDGTCLLYIDRHLVHEVTSPQAFEGLRMSGRQVRAPEKTLAVADHNVPTEGRANGIADEESRIQVETLEKNAKDFGVEYLEMLDIRQGVVHIVGPEQGFTLPGTTIVCGDSHTSTHGAFGALAHGIGTSEVEHVLATQTLIQSKAKNMKIEVNGTLPDHVTAKDIILAVIGEIGTAGGTGYVMEYTGEAIRALSMEGRMTVCNMSIEGGARAGLIAPDEKTFEYLKGRPRSPQGADWDAAVAYWKTLPSDEGAHYDKVVTLDASNLPPTLTWGTSPENVVSIEGSVPDPSKIEDAAKRTAVERSLAYMGLEANTPMTDIKIDRAFIGSCTNGRIEDIREVARVAKGKKVASTVSAMVVPGSGLVKEQAEQEGLDKILIEAGFDWREPGCSMCLAMNADKLAEGERCASTSNRNFEGRQGRGGRTHLVSPEMAAAAAIAGHFVDVRKV
- the rplS gene encoding 50S ribosomal protein L19 (Derived by automated computational analysis using gene prediction method: Protein Homology. GO_component: GO:0000311 - plastid large ribosomal subunit [Evidence IEA]; GO_component: GO:0022625 - cytosolic large ribosomal subunit [Evidence IEA]; GO_function: GO:0003735 - structural constituent of ribosome [Evidence IEA]; GO_process: GO:0006412 - translation [Evidence IEA]), with the protein product MNIIQELEKEQIASLGKEIPVFDPGDTVQVNVKVVEGTRERIQAFEGVVIARGGEGVNESFTVRKISYGEGVERVFPVHGPLIDSIKVIRRGRVRRAKLYYLRGRRGKSARIAERQDHRNKKSAAAK
- the trmD gene encoding tRNA (guanosine(37)-N1)-methyltransferase TrmD (Derived by automated computational analysis using gene prediction method: Protein Homology. GO_function: GO:0052906 - tRNA (guanine(37)-N(1))-methyltransferase activity [Evidence IEA]; GO_process: GO:0008033 - tRNA processing [Evidence IEA]), which translates into the protein MAERDAQEAWSASVLTLFPEMFPGSLGFSLAGKALEDGRWSLETINIRDFGQGKHAQVDDTPSGGGAGMVLKADVLGDAIDAASPAGDARPRLYLSPRGAPLTQARVRELAEGPGVVLLCGRFEGIDERVIQGRNLEEVSLGDFVLSGGEPAALALLDAVIRLLPGVMGAEASGEDESFEGGLLEYPHYTRPGTWEGKEIPAVLTSGDHGKVAAWRREQSERLTKERRPDLWQKMHKEGRLTD
- the rimM gene encoding ribosome maturation factor RimM (Essential for efficient processing of 16S rRNA; Derived by automated computational analysis using gene prediction method: Protein Homology. GO_function: GO:0003723 - RNA binding [Evidence IEA]; GO_process: GO:0006364 - rRNA processing [Evidence IEA]); translated protein: MTREADAEIILGVVTGAHGVSGGLRVKPFTGEPEAIGDYGPVMVRGVSREIKVTGAGKGLVTIELEGIKGRDAAEALKGAELIVTRADLGETEPEDEGWFHADLVGLTVEATDGAVLGTVSGVFDFGAGDILEIAPADGAATVMMAFTEENVPSVDIAAGKLIADPPLGTFETEEEKAKPKPRKRRRSPKARARENARTGDRADGNEGGNG
- the rpsP gene encoding 30S ribosomal protein S16 (Derived by automated computational analysis using gene prediction method: Protein Homology. GO_component: GO:0000314 - organellar small ribosomal subunit [Evidence IEA]; GO_component: GO:0022627 - cytosolic small ribosomal subunit [Evidence IEA]; GO_function: GO:0003735 - structural constituent of ribosome [Evidence IEA]; GO_process: GO:0006412 - translation [Evidence IEA]), with the protein product MALKIRLARGGSKKRPYYRIVVADIRSPRDGRFIEKVGSYNPLLPKDHADRVKLEVERIQHWVSNGAKPTDRVLRFMDAAGIAKRPARNNPNKAKPGQKAQERLEAERQAAEDAKAAAEAPAEEAPAEEAAAEG
- a CDS encoding chorismate mutase (Derived by automated computational analysis using gene prediction method: Protein Homology. GO_process: GO:0046417 - chorismate metabolic process [Evidence IEA]), whose product is MSQVDDSARATEVLGKLRSSIDNVDAALIHMLAERFKCTQAVGELKAAHDLPPADPAREERQIARLRKLAEDADLDPAFAEKFLNFLIEEVIRNHKAIRG
- the ffh gene encoding signal recognition particle protein (Derived by automated computational analysis using gene prediction method: Protein Homology. GO_component: GO:0048501 - signal recognition particle, plasma membrane targeting [Evidence IEA]; GO_function: GO:0003924 - GTPase activity [Evidence IEA]; GO_function: GO:0005048 - signal sequence binding [Evidence IEA]; GO_process: GO:0009306 - protein secretion [Evidence IEA]) — its product is MFESLTDRLGSVFDNLRGKGALGPKDVDEAMREVRRALLEADVALPVAKAFIDKVRERAVGQEVLRSVTPGQQVVKIVHDAMVETLGTEPAPISLAAAAPVVIMMVGLQGSGKTTSTAKIAKRLTATEKKKVLMASLDVRRPAAQEQLKVLGEQTEIATLPIIEGQQPVDITKRAVQAAKLGGFDVIMLDTAGRLHVDEALMAEMADVRAVSEPHEILLVADSLTGQDAVNVAEQFHERMSLTGIVLTRTDGDGRGGAALSMRAVTGVPIKLLGTGEKLDELEDFAPDRVAGRILGMGDVVSLVEKAAETIDAEKANKMAAKMKKGQFDLDDLAEQLKQMGRMGGMAGVMGMLPGMGKMKKQMNAADLDDSVIKRQGAIISSMTKAERRNPKILNASRKKRVAAGSGTTVQEINRLLKMHRQMADMMKKMAKGGMKGLGSLFGGGMPEMPADLPADMPTDPAEIQRLLGDQAGGMPGLPTGSIAGGVPGLPGLGGAPGGLPGLPTGRGGKKGKKR
- a CDS encoding hypothetical protein (Derived by automated computational analysis using gene prediction method: Protein Homology.), coding for MIDALGTATQGAHNALQSFDQAATQIAKAGTNAVEQVTSNGSTPPAKTDGIVKAVVQMSQAETNYAANAKVIETVDKLMGDTLDILA
- a CDS encoding CinA family protein (Derived by automated computational analysis using gene prediction method: Protein Homology.), producing the protein MESLLPLAKTAADLLKSRGEKIAVGESSVGGLVSAALIAQPGASAFFLGSTVVYTREAGRILRDRSTLKLEGLAPLTPEFAQAMADGFRSQMASDWATSEMGAAGPAGSPYGPQPGTAVVAVSGPVSKARLVETGVADRVENMRLFGKAQLELLIECLEEAGA